In a single window of the Nicotiana tomentosiformis chromosome 10, ASM39032v3, whole genome shotgun sequence genome:
- the LOC104100805 gene encoding uncharacterized protein, producing MVGPSINSRNVPLKFLCSYGGKIIPRHTDGKLRYYGGETRVLSVHRCISFAELMVKLGEMCGASVSLRCQLPSEDLDALVSITCDEDLANLIEEYDHAATPSSSLKIRAFLLPPKSTKLKLVSPPPSISSTSSTNTTISNHDATSPESSFCSTSASTSTILNSSKYKNCPRSYKETSYSCVRHTRTRSLPLMCHEKVAGKIPQYVYHGHGNNSGHIYLIHHGHHWQ from the exons ATGGTTGGTCCATCCATCAACTCCCGTAACGTTCCTCTTAAATTCCTTTGTAGTTATGGTGGCAAGATTATCCCCCGTCACACCGATGGCAAACTCCGTTACTATGGTGGTGAAACTCGTGTCCTCTCCGTTCATCGTTGCATTTCTTTTGCAG AGCTAATGGTGAAGCTAGGGGAGATGTGTGGAGCATCAGTGAGTTTAAGGTGTCAACTGCCAAGTGAAGATTTAGATGCTCTTGTGTCTATCACATGTGATGAAGATCTAGCCAATCTCATTGAAGAATATGATCATGCTGCAACTCCATCGTCATCTCTCAAGATCAGAGCTTTTTTATTACCACCCAAATCTACAAAATTAAAACTTGTATCTCCTCCACCTTCCATTTCTTCCACCTCATCCACCAACACCACCATTAGCAATCATGATGCCACGTCACCGGAGTCGTCATTTTGTTCCACATCTGCTAGTACTTCTACTATCCTCAActcatcaaaatataaaaattgtccaagatcatataaagaaacatcaTATTCGTGCGTCCGTCATACTAGAACAAGATCATTACCGCTCATGTGTCACGAGAAAGTTGCCGGAAAAATTCCTCAATATGTTTACCATGGTCATGGGAATAACAGTGGCCATATTTACTTGATTCACCATGGCCACCACTGGCAATAA